From a region of the Gordonia sp. PP30 genome:
- a CDS encoding bifunctional FO biosynthesis protein CofGH encodes MIGEADPAPSAMRRALRRARDGVTLNQDEAAVLLAARGDDLEELCAAAARVRDAGLAADGRAGQVTYSRKVFIPLTRLCRDRCHYCTFVTVPGKLARDGHGAFMELDEVVDVARRGAELGCKEALFTLGDRPEDRWPEAARWLDERGYDSTLDYVRAAAIRVLEETGLLPHLNPGVMGWEEINRLKPVAPSMGMMLETTARRLFTDKGECHYGSPDKDPEVRKRVLVDAGRLAVPFTTGILVGIGENRAERADSLLEIRKVHKAFGHIQEVIVQNFRAKPDTAMRGAPDAEMSEFLATVAVARLLLGPGMRIQAPPNLVSEAECRALIGAGIDDWGGVSPLTPDHVNPERPWPNLDTLAEITASAGFTLTERIAAQPKYVLAGSPWIDPRIARHVAALADPETGLARDVKPEGRPWQEPDEDWTSSGRVDLNTEIDVDGRRTETRSDLSSAFGDWDTIREQVLALGDGEPGAARSQVPGARAPGRLDAEVAAALRHAENDPAGLSDDEYLALATADGEGLEALAALADSIRADVNGDDVTYVVNRNINFTNICYTGCRFCAFAQRKGDEDAFTLSTDEVADRAWEAHLAGATEVCMQGGIDPELPASGYADIVRAVKRRVPSMHVHAFSPMEVVNGAARSGESIRDWLIGLREAGLDTIPGTAAEILDDEVRWILTKGKLPTASWIDVITTAHEVGLRSSSTMMYGHVDAPRHWVAHLRVLRGIQDRTGGFTEFVPLPFVHQSSPLYLAGASRPGPTRRDNRAVHALARIMLHGRIDHIQTSWVKLGVEGTRVMLRGGADDLGGTLMEETISRMAGSQHGSEKTVAELHEIVEGIGRTPRQRTTEYGRVENPVSVRTELLVVES; translated from the coding sequence GTGATCGGAGAAGCTGACCCGGCCCCCTCGGCGATGCGGCGCGCACTGCGGCGCGCCCGCGACGGCGTCACCCTCAATCAGGACGAGGCCGCGGTGCTGCTGGCCGCGCGCGGCGACGACCTCGAGGAGTTGTGCGCGGCCGCGGCGCGGGTGCGGGACGCGGGGCTGGCCGCGGACGGTCGCGCCGGGCAGGTCACCTACTCGCGCAAGGTCTTCATCCCGCTCACCCGGCTGTGCCGCGACCGCTGTCACTACTGCACCTTCGTCACCGTGCCGGGGAAGCTCGCGCGTGACGGTCACGGCGCGTTCATGGAACTCGACGAGGTGGTCGACGTGGCCCGGCGCGGCGCCGAGCTGGGCTGCAAGGAAGCGCTGTTCACCCTTGGTGACCGTCCGGAGGACCGGTGGCCCGAGGCCGCGCGGTGGCTGGACGAGCGGGGCTACGACTCCACCCTCGACTACGTGCGGGCGGCGGCCATCCGGGTACTGGAGGAGACCGGGCTGCTGCCGCACCTCAACCCCGGTGTGATGGGCTGGGAGGAGATCAATCGGCTCAAGCCGGTCGCTCCGTCGATGGGCATGATGCTCGAGACCACCGCCCGGCGGCTCTTCACCGACAAGGGGGAGTGTCACTACGGCAGCCCGGACAAGGACCCGGAAGTCCGCAAGCGCGTCCTGGTCGACGCCGGACGCCTCGCCGTGCCGTTCACTACCGGGATCCTGGTCGGGATCGGTGAGAACCGCGCGGAACGGGCCGACTCCCTCCTGGAGATCCGCAAGGTGCACAAGGCGTTCGGGCACATCCAGGAGGTGATCGTGCAGAATTTCCGCGCCAAGCCGGACACCGCCATGCGCGGTGCGCCGGATGCGGAGATGAGCGAATTCCTCGCCACGGTCGCCGTCGCCCGGCTGCTGCTGGGGCCCGGCATGCGGATCCAGGCGCCGCCGAACCTGGTGTCCGAGGCCGAATGCCGCGCGCTGATCGGCGCCGGGATCGATGACTGGGGCGGCGTCTCGCCGCTCACCCCCGACCACGTGAACCCGGAACGGCCCTGGCCCAACCTCGACACGCTCGCCGAGATCACCGCGTCGGCCGGTTTCACCCTCACCGAACGAATCGCGGCACAACCGAAGTACGTGCTCGCCGGATCACCGTGGATCGACCCGCGGATCGCCCGCCACGTCGCAGCACTCGCCGACCCGGAGACCGGACTCGCCCGGGACGTGAAGCCCGAGGGCCGGCCGTGGCAGGAACCGGACGAGGACTGGACGTCGTCCGGGCGCGTCGACCTGAACACCGAGATCGACGTCGACGGCCGGCGCACCGAGACGCGCAGCGACCTGTCGAGCGCGTTCGGGGACTGGGACACCATTCGTGAGCAAGTGCTCGCCCTGGGCGATGGCGAGCCGGGTGCGGCCCGCTCGCAGGTGCCCGGCGCCCGCGCCCCGGGTCGCCTCGACGCCGAGGTGGCCGCCGCCCTGCGGCACGCGGAGAACGATCCGGCCGGGCTGTCCGACGACGAGTACCTGGCCCTGGCGACCGCTGACGGTGAGGGGTTGGAAGCTCTTGCCGCACTGGCGGATTCGATCCGCGCCGACGTCAACGGCGACGATGTCACCTACGTGGTGAACCGCAACATCAATTTCACCAACATCTGCTACACGGGCTGCCGGTTCTGCGCCTTCGCGCAGCGCAAAGGTGACGAGGATGCGTTCACGCTGTCGACCGACGAGGTGGCCGACCGGGCGTGGGAAGCGCACCTCGCCGGGGCCACCGAGGTCTGCATGCAGGGCGGGATCGATCCGGAACTACCGGCGTCCGGGTACGCCGACATCGTCCGGGCGGTGAAGCGGCGGGTGCCGTCGATGCACGTGCACGCGTTCAGCCCGATGGAGGTGGTCAACGGCGCCGCCCGCTCCGGCGAGTCGATCCGCGACTGGCTGATCGGATTGCGGGAGGCGGGCCTGGACACCATTCCGGGGACCGCCGCGGAGATCCTCGACGACGAGGTGCGCTGGATCCTCACCAAGGGCAAGCTGCCGACGGCGTCGTGGATCGACGTGATCACCACGGCGCACGAGGTGGGCCTGCGGTCGAGTTCGACCATGATGTACGGGCACGTCGACGCGCCCCGTCACTGGGTGGCTCACCTGCGTGTGCTGCGTGGAATCCAGGACCGCACAGGGGGTTTCACCGAATTCGTGCCGCTGCCGTTCGTGCACCAGTCGTCCCCGCTGTATCTGGCCGGAGCGTCCCGTCCAGGCCCGACGCGGCGGGACAACCGCGCGGTCCACGCGCTGGCGCGGATCATGCTGCACGGCCGGATCGACCACATCCAGACGTCCTGGGTGAAGCTCGGCGTCGAGGGCACCCGGGTGATGCTGCGCGGCGGTGCGGACGACCTCGGCGGCACGCTGATGGAGGAGACCATCTCCCGGATGGCCGGTTCCCAGCACGGCTCGGAGAAGACCGTCGCCGAACTCCACGAGATCGTCGAGGGTATCGGCCGCACCCCCCGGCAGCGCACCACCGAGTACGGCCGCGTCGAGAACCCGGTGTCGGTGCGTACGGAGTTGCTCGTCGTCGAGAGCTGA
- the mshB gene encoding N-acetyl-1-D-myo-inositol-2-amino-2-deoxy-alpha-D-glucopyranoside deacetylase, with protein sequence MLVLHAHPDDESIMTGGTIAHYLAAGAGVRVVTFTLGEEGEVIGDRWAHLVAAEADQLGGFRIGELAAALAALTPAGREPLAPRFLGGAGRWRDSGMAGTPSAEHPRALFQASADELARTLADEIADFDPQVIVTYDADGTYGHPDHKRVHEISHLAIPLAAQRLGHGFKVYESVTRAGALNAGLAAIADVPEGWRRPEPGELPSYPDEQVHAAVDVSGVYDAKVAALAAHATQITVAPSGTEFALSNDIIQPILPVEHFLRVDLRPEPGTVETDLFEGLS encoded by the coding sequence TTGTTGGTGCTGCACGCGCACCCCGACGACGAGTCGATCATGACCGGTGGCACCATCGCGCACTACCTCGCCGCCGGGGCCGGCGTCCGCGTCGTCACCTTCACGCTCGGCGAGGAAGGCGAGGTGATCGGGGATCGCTGGGCACACCTCGTCGCCGCCGAGGCCGATCAGCTCGGCGGGTTCCGGATCGGCGAACTCGCCGCCGCGCTGGCCGCGCTGACCCCGGCCGGCCGGGAGCCGCTGGCGCCGCGGTTCCTCGGCGGTGCGGGCCGCTGGCGCGACTCCGGGATGGCCGGCACCCCGTCGGCCGAGCACCCGCGCGCGCTGTTCCAGGCGTCCGCCGATGAGCTCGCGCGGACGCTCGCCGACGAGATCGCCGACTTCGATCCGCAGGTGATCGTCACGTACGACGCCGACGGCACCTACGGCCATCCGGACCACAAGCGGGTCCACGAGATCTCCCACCTGGCGATCCCCCTCGCCGCGCAGCGTCTCGGCCACGGCTTCAAGGTGTACGAGTCGGTGACCCGGGCCGGGGCGCTGAACGCCGGCCTGGCCGCGATCGCCGACGTTCCGGAGGGCTGGCGGCGGCCCGAGCCGGGGGAACTGCCGAGCTACCCCGACGAGCAGGTCCACGCCGCCGTCGACGTGTCCGGGGTGTACGACGCCAAGGTGGCGGCGCTGGCCGCCCACGCCACTCAGATCACCGTCGCACCGTCGGGCACGGAGTTCGCGCTGAGCAACGACATCATTCAGCCGATCCTGCCCGTCGAGCACTTCCTCCGTGTGGACCTCCGGCCGGAACCCGGCACTGTCGAAACAGACCTCTTCGAGGGCCTGTCGTGA